Proteins from a genomic interval of Lolium perenne isolate Kyuss_39 chromosome 1, Kyuss_2.0, whole genome shotgun sequence:
- the LOC127327199 gene encoding uncharacterized protein has translation MGKAKRASIFIRLVSAAGTGFFYVKRKNPRRITEKLEFRKYDPRVNKHVLFTEAKMK, from the coding sequence ATGGGGAAGGCAAAGCGTGCATCAATTTTTATCAGGCTCGTTTCAGCAGCCGGAACTGGATTTTTCTACGTGAAGCGCAAGAATCCTCGACGGATCACAGAGAAGCTTGAGTTCAGGAAGTATGATCCACGTGTAAACAAGCATGTTCTGTTTACAGAAGCGAAGATGAAGTGA